One region of Lytechinus pictus isolate F3 Inbred chromosome 8, Lp3.0, whole genome shotgun sequence genomic DNA includes:
- the LOC129266530 gene encoding nephrin-like, whose product MTVYAFAIEVTIQQTGLAILGRNAVLKCHYRETSSSTQSGLVYWNSDIEKNFISGTSNTSTTNTYRPQRYQMWFDGASNGVLKILNVGFDDEMTYACGVITESGSGLSEDFELIVLAPPSHVTIESNGSSSSEVVVVSGQSHSITCTSGSSKPSASITWSKVDVNFDLQLHKLDQSTTPSESDDRMVITQRLVSFIPMPPHDKKRLRCAASHPALESTLSSTVTLRVIVLPHDMRLILKEPNIETTLTGNLDIDDGDTTTFQCLVLQASPAATISWRIGESPGDTIDGETRVTDRGDGLMDTDSQVQLVISSEQHHNRHLTCEATLRINSKTHQIARSVTLRVHGPPNMVTIEGTNNLIEGAQSSITCSAPNAFPEPRITWDIDGRDVTGMTTTGANVTDRGRLTVESSLPLDAERSDNGKVVTCRAIHSSVSGGEDHVTDAAATLDVHYCPSNITTTCPVVRDCDEARVRCSEVISNPATVVRMFQHEQTVSQTLTTVDYRNVTSPVHGVKTNVIYERQFTKDSGPREFRCCTESSSICPNIICHRCRADIQYPPEVYRLPEGQTLQVTEGDSANLTCCADANPTPEGLITWSVQGRHNVSCSPEGHSRVIETVRGSTGDACSTLTFEPVTAGDAGIHECMADNGFATSYHVTFELQVKFPPCATADQSSMLLNNGSDATLLCDVISNPPSEVTWYFNNQPINTSSPRYQVTTGGSSGINHMLIRSEIEILGISASIDAGNYSCMAYNSLGNVTSVTHLKIATAPDPPTELHAPINSIKETSLLVEWKPGYNGGKEQTFRLAYCLVDSMTSCFQISNLRNKTSFEFADTLKPYTLYAISVWSKNEVGKSTEVSINASTKPLSPSDLEFEITYSPSQGVVIMQSAGGSAIDGAIPNDLCIRIEVNLGQDWVPGEGCLEVGVVKTIQRDLLEGQLRGVSCGRELCSSHSSVIVQNSQGIPWTIIIIISGSVGGIILLIIIIIFCWCICQRKKNKKETIRDLKKTVSSDPVQRTSSSWYQPLSFWSNSLPPPALPPDRPSIKSKTDPDGEGKYQTDTYEIPDQPPIRTFMYDDTSPRSPSAVREDPDVADDGYIPMMTNTMTTFTKPSIKPKPPKPLPKPSATYDSIKGGIYENLRI is encoded by the exons ATGACTGTGTATGCCTTTGCCATTGAAGTAACGATACAACAAACTGGACTTGCTATTCTGGGAAGGAACGCCGTTTTAAAATGTCACTACCGAGAGACATCTTCGTCTACCCAATCGGGACTCGTCTACTGGAACTCAGATATTGAAAAGAATTTCATCAGTGGTACATCGAACACCAGTACCACAAATACTTACCGCCCTCAACGGTATCAAATGTGGTTTGATGGAGCATCAAATGGCGTCTTAAAGATTTTGAATGTGGGTTTTGACGACGAGATGACGTATGCATGTGGTGTAATCACAGAAAGCGGGAGCGGCCTATCAGAAGATTTTGAGCTTATTGTTCTAG CTCCACCGTCTCATGTAACCATTGAGAGCAACGGATCCAGCAGCAGTGAAGTGGTCGTCGTTAGTGGTCAATCCCattcaattacatgtacttccGGGTCAAGCAAACCTAGTGCGAGCATCACGTGGTCTAAGGTAGATGTGAACTTTGACCTCCAACTTCATAAATTAGATCAG TCCACCACCCCTTCAGAATCAGATGATCGCATGGTGATTACACAGCGTCTGGTGAGTTTCATACCAATGCCACCCCATGACAAGAAGAGATTACGTTGTGCCGCTTCTCATCCTGCACTCGAATCTACGCTATCATCCACGGTGACATTACGAGTCATTG TTCTCCCTCATGATATGAGGCTGATCTTGAAAGAACCCAACATCGAGACCACCTTAACCGGAAACCTTGATATAGATGATGGTGATACCACCACCTTCCAATGCCTGGTCCTTCAAGCTTCTCCTGCAGCCACAATCTCCTGGAGGATTGGTGAATCTCCAGGAGATACCATTGATGGGGAAACCAGGGTAACAGACAGAGGTGATGGTCTGATGGATACCGATTCTCAAGTCCAGCTGGTTATTTCCAGCGAGCAACACCATAATCGTCATCTGACATGTGAAGCTACTCTGCGTATCAACTCGAAGACCCACCAGATTGCAAGATCCGTTACTCTACGTGTTCATG GACCCCCAAACATGGTAACAATTGAAGGAACAAACAACCTCATTGAAGGTGCTCAGAGCTCGATAACCTGTTCAGCGCCCAACGCTTTCCCTGAGCCAAGGATCACCTGGGACATTGATGGTCGTGACGTCACGGGAATGACCACTACAGGTGCAAATGTAACAGATAGAGGGCGCCTTACCGTAGAGAGTTCTCTACCCCTTGACGCCGAAAGAAGCGACAATGGGAAAGTTGTGACGTGCAGAGCAATTCATTCCAGTGTCAGTGGTGGGGAAGATCACGTGACGGATGCAGCAGCCACACTTGATGTTCACT ATTGCCCATCGAATATCACAACAACATGTCCTGTGGTACGAGATTGCGACGAAGCCAGAGTTCGATGCAGCGAGGTGATTAGCAACCCGGCCACCGTCGTGAGGATGTTTCAACATGAGCAGACCGTTTCCCAAACCTTGACGACTGTAGATTACAGAAATGTGACGTCTCCGGTCCATGGGGTAAAGACAAATGTCATTTACGAGAGGCAATTCACCAAGGACAGTGGTCCCAGGGAGTTCCGATGTTGCACAGAGTCTTCTTCGATTTGTCCAAACATAATCTGTCATCGCTGTAGAGCTGACATTCAGT ATCCTCCTGAAGTTTATCGGCTTCCGGAAGGTCAAACACTTCAGGTCACAGAGGGGGATAGTGCTAATTTGACGTGCTGCGCAGACGCGAACCCCACTCCGGAAGGACTGATCACCTGGAGTGTACAAGGTCGACATAATGTCTCCTGTTCACCCGAAGGCCATTCACGTGTTATTGAAACAGTCAGGGGATCCACAGGTGACGCTTGCAGCACGTTGACCTTTGAACCTGTGACCGCAGGGGATGCCGGGATACACGAATGCATGGCTGACAATGGATTCGCTACCTCGTACCATGTCACCTTCGAGCTCCAAGTAAAAT TCCCGCCTTGCGCTACGGCAGACCAAAGCTCCATGTTATTAAACAATGGGAGTGACGCTACTCTACTGTGTGACGTCATTTCAAACCCACCATCCGAGGTCACGTGGTACTTTAATAACCAACCAATCAACACGAGCAGTCCGCGGTATCAGGTGACTactggtggcagcagtgggatcaATCACATGCTTATAAGAAGTGAGATTGAAATACTTGGCATATCTGCATCGATTGACGCAGGGAACTATTCCTGTATGGCGTACAACTCTCTGGGTAATGTCACGAGCGTCACTCATCTTAAAATTGCAA CCGCACCAGATCCACCGACGGAACTACACGCTCCCATAAACTCAATAAAAGAAACATCGTTATTGGTGGAATGGAAACCCGGCTACAACGGTGGCAAGGAACAGACATTCCGATTGGCTTATTGTTTGGTTGACTCAATGACGTCATGTTTTCAGATATCCAACCTTCGTAATAAAACATCCTTCGAGTTTGCAGATACCCTTAAACCATACACCTTATATGCCATTAGTGTCTGGAGTAAGAATGAAGTAGGGAAAAGTACCGAAGTTTCGATCAACGCCTCGACAAAAC cttTGTCACCTTCGGACTTAG AATTCGAAATCACCTACAGCCCAAGCCAGGGCGTGGTCATCATGCAGTCTGCAGGCGGGTCAgcgatagatggcgctattcccAATGACCTCTGCATCCGGATTGAGGTCAATCTAggtcaggactgggtcccaggaGAAGGATGTCTTGAAGTGGGCGTGGTCAAGACTATACAACGTGATCTATTGGAAGGTCAGCTTCGAGGAGTAAGCTGTGGTCGAGAGTTATGTAGCAGCCACAGTTCAGTGATTGTTCAAAACAGCCAAG GTATCCCCTGgactattatcataatcatatctGGTTCCGTTGGAGGCATCATATtattaataatcattataatctTTTGTTGGTGCATCTGccagaggaagaaaaataagaaggagACAATTAGAGATCTCAAAA AAACAGTATCATCTGATCCTGTCCAGCGGACTTCGAGCAGTTGGTACCAACCTTTGTCCTTCTGGAGCAATTCCCTACCACCTCCTGCTCTACCACCGGATAGGCCGAGTATCAAGTCCAAAACGGATCCCGACGGTGAAGGTAAGTATCAGACTGACA